The Culex pipiens pallens isolate TS chromosome 2, TS_CPP_V2, whole genome shotgun sequence DNA window ACAATTGTATCGACATTTCTATTTAGATATCCAGTATCGAAAACTATTGAATTGAGAAAAGTGAAGTATTCCCCTCAACTCACCAGCCCGTTCGGCATCGTCTGCTGGTGCAGGTTCAGATACTGGTAGTGGTCGTTGTACCCGGACGCACTAAAGGTGCGCATCTTTGGCCGCAACGTAAACAGAAACGACGTATCGTTGCCCAGATAGTTTGGCCCGAGGGCCCACGATTCCGTTGCGTACCCGCCGAAAATGTACCCGTTGGAGTCCTCCACGATGAGCACCGTTGGGCCCTGGTCAACGATGCGACCTGGAAGAGGATAAGCGTTTAGTTTGGTTTTTCTTGATTCGAAGAAAGTTCTCTTACCCAGCAATGTGGAGAAGCTTTCGCCGTGTATTTGGGACGAAAACAGGAAACGCCACTTGTTCTGCTGTGCCGTGGGCAGATTCGCATTCACAAACAGCATCTGAGACAGGTCGGTGAAGGCGGGATAGTCCGGCATGTACTGAAGTCCCTCGCACAGCGGCAACATTGTGTGCAGCACAACTTCTTGCTGGGGGACGTGTTCCTTGCGCTTGCTGGCCTTGCTTTCGTCCCCGTCGGCATCCTTTCGCTTCTCGTCGGAGCTGTTTTTCACGTTTCGGTAGTTGTACAAGTGGGAAAACACGTGTTCCAGCATTTTGAGAAAGATGGGATTTAGGCCGAGCCTGTTTTGAGGGGGGAGAAAAATGAAGGGTAATTATTCTTCAATCGAGCGTGAACGGAGATTGATTCGTGTgctattaaatttgaattttggaaactttgacAAAGTGAACTCTTTTTACCATCGTTCGGCGTCCGCCCTGGTGACCTTCTGCGTGCCCTGTTGTACCACGTCATAGGCTAGGCTCTCGGCCAGCTTCTGGATACACTCCTTGACGATTCGGAACCCACGGGACTCCCACGATTTGAACTCCGGTCCTCCCTCGAGCCTTATCGCACGCATGTAACTGCTGACTACGGCCTCCACATACTGCAAAAAGATTAACAAATTACCGAAACAACAATTTCAATCTACCGCATCTATCAAACCTCTTTGATTAACGGATATGCAATCTCGGTAGACTCCGAGTCCGGCGACTGGCCCAAACTACTGAGCAGCACGTTGATTCGCTCGTCGCGGGTCCCACGCACGGTGTACACGTAAAGTTCGGCAAATCGCGGCAGTTCCACGAATCCGGCTCGCGAGCCGAGCGGTCCGAACAGGAAGTTTGTAATGTACTGAGCCAGTCGGGGGTCCATCTGGGAGCCCCAAAATTTCTGTACGCGAATAAAACATAGATAAGTCATGTCCACAAATGAGCCGACAATGAGTTACCATCAAATCTTCCTCCTTGCATTTGTCGGAGTTTTTGCTGACCAAGCGGAACGAGCTGGCCACCAGCGGGAGTTCGCTTTTCTCCAGCATCGGACACTTTTCCGCCAGTTTGGTGCTTGAGGAGGCTAGGTTTCCCATTGTAATTGTACTTTGTTTTTAAGACGGTTTGTGTGACTAGATTatgttactgaaaaaaaaataaagaaaagataGGAACATTAGATCAAGAAAGGACAGAAGCGTTTGCGTTTAAAACTGTGATCTTCAGCCAAAACTGAACCATTCTCTACgacaatttcttcaatttattttttttttatattttctgattttgctaaaactttgcttttttttcttggtttgattttcttgattttgttATAGCTATCCCTTAGACCAACAGGGacaatttgtgtaatttgttcGCCCGTATAAGCACAGAGTACCTACTCTGTGGTATAAGGCTCCATAcaagtttgacagctgtcaatacaaaaaatataaatacaagagtttgtttttttcttttggaggaattttaaGAACAAAGTATGTAGAGGAATATTCAACCAAGTAGGACTGATGAGGCACAcgaattttttatttcatttttgaattaacTTTTAAAGTTTCCAATTTGTAATtgaaaagcattttacaaaaaaaaaataaggcgtgcctttttgtgatttggttaagtttattttttacttaaaatagtgtccataagcttgtttttgaaaagtttagaaatttttctataaatttgacaaattgacaattgGACCTATGTttactgagatacagcggataaagaaaaagaaacagcaaaatatt harbors:
- the LOC120413621 gene encoding MTOR-associated protein MEAK7, producing the protein MGNLASSSTKLAEKCPMLEKSELPLVASSFRLVSKNSDKCKEEDLMKFWGSQMDPRLAQYITNFLFGPLGSRAGFVELPRFAELYVYTVRGTRDERINVLLSSLGQSPDSESTEIAYPLIKEYVEAVVSSYMRAIRLEGGPEFKSWESRGFRIVKECIQKLAESLAYDVVQQGTQKVTRADAERWLGLNPIFLKMLEHVFSHLYNYRNVKNSSDEKRKDADGDESKASKRKEHVPQQEVVLHTMLPLCEGLQYMPDYPAFTDLSQMLFVNANLPTAQQNKWRFLFSSQIHGESFSTLLGRIVDQGPTVLIVEDSNGYIFGGYATESWALGPNYLGNDTSFLFTLRPKMRTFSASGYNDHYQYLNLHQQTMPNGLGLGGQHNYWGLWLDSEYGEGECSESCTTFKGYFQMSSTKKFTVRNVEVWGVGDKPVKENESEESSVRSVLDGNADSKAMLKMTGREQYSDGYREEPKD